Proteins from a single region of Macrobrachium nipponense isolate FS-2020 chromosome 11, ASM1510439v2, whole genome shotgun sequence:
- the LOC135225932 gene encoding protein O-mannosyltransferase 1-like isoform X2, with translation MVLESLGTFLEYSAKSCVAAMGKRLGVNKGDGESAPDTPPPETSPDDALQSSSDTASTPTKVPGTPTRKDAKQKSQTSKKSKIKTSAKEQPLNSPLELNLHLDGMSVVIFTLSFLTRIFRLESPKGIVFDELHYGKYAGLYMQNTFFFDSQPPLGKQLIALAAYLAGFDGNYKFDRIGSPYDMTVPVSAMRLVPAFFGSLLMPTVYNVMLELGVSHYAGALATFLMIFDNAILVQSRFMLMEGILMFFGMFGLLCILKFRHFYKQPYSLPWFGCLIMGAASLGAAFCVRYFGIFTFILGVGILAKDFWGMVGDRLVSDRQLLGHFLTRAFIFITIPMSLYVTCFCIHLNMLYKAGPNDNIMTSAFQASLEGGLAAIVANQPVKVLHGSQITLRHTHGRTCWLHSHDAVYPVKYPDGRGSSHQQQVTCYSYKDVNNWWIVKKPEIEELVVSEPHEPIKNGDIIEIVHGLTSRILNAHDVAAAMSPHNQEVAAYIDYNVSMPAQSLWRVDILNPDATDGYWHAVESQIRLIHLNSSQALKFSGRQLPDWGFRQHEIVTDKVVDQEDTIWNVEEHRYTRIDDKKEREKDLIRTEMIPMERKNLTFWNKFYELQYKMLFNNQENVAGHMYASEPLDWLLLKRGVAYWISSNSNAQIHFLGNVVTWLSGTVGLVAYLGLFVLYLLRRQRACYDLPDDVWNKFCTFGEVLGIGYAIHYFPYFLVDRTLFLHHYMPAYMFKLCLLAAVVEHGHYLIADYLKAPRLAKLYIGAVGIWMASILYVFWVFSPVTYGTVDLTADQVLSLAWRDTWDLIIHK, from the exons ATGGTTCTGGAATCCTTGGGGACTTTCCTGGAATATTCCGCGAAATCTTGCGTGGCAGCGATGGGAAAGCGGCTCGGCGTAAACAAG GGCGATGGAGAATCTGCACCAGACACGCCTCCACCCGAGACTTCTCCAGATGACGCCCTTCAGTCTTCCTCCGACACGGCCTCTACCCCGACAAAAGTCCCTGGCACGCCTACCAGAAAAGACGCCAAACAGAAGTCACAAACATCCAAAAAGTCCAAAATCAAGACCAGTGCCAAAGAACAACCTCTCAACTCTCCTCTAGAGCTCAACCTGCATCTGGATGGAATGTCTGTCGTGATATTCACCTTGTCTTTTCTGACGAGGATTTTCAGATTAGAATCTCCAAAGGGCATTGT GTTTGATGAACTTCACTATGGTAAATATGCAGGGCTCTACATGCAGAATACCTTCTTCTTCGATTCTCAGCCACCTCTTGGCAAGCAGTTGATTGCTCTTGCTGCTTATCTTGCTGGTTTTGATG GTAACTACAAGTTTGATCGCATTGGTAGCCCTTATGATATGACTGTCCCAGTTTCGGCCATGCGTTTAGTACCAGCATTCTTTGGTTCTCTCCTGATGCCTACGGTGTACAATGTGATGTTGGAGCTTGGCGTCTCTCATTATGCTGGTGCCCTTGCTACTTTCTTGATGATATTTG ataatgCCATTCTTGTGCAATCTCGCTTCATGTTAATGGAAGGCATCCTTATGTTCTTTGGGATGTTTGGTCTTCTGTGTATCTTGAAGTTCCGTCATTTTTATAAGCAACCATATAGCCTGCCTTGGTTTGGTTGCCTGATCATGGGGGCTGCATCTTTAGGTGCTGCTTTCTG TGTTCGCTACTTTGGAATCTTTACCTTCATCCTCGGAGTGGGCATCCTGGCGAAAGACTTTTGGGGTATGGTTGGAGATCGTCTCGTTTCAGATCGTCAGCTTTTGGGTCACTTCCTCACTAGAGCATTCATTTTCATCACCATTCCAATGTCTTTGTATGTTACCTGTTTCTGTATTCATCTGAATATGCTCTACAAGGCAGGACCTAATGATAATATTATGACCTCTGCTTTCCAAGCAAGTCTTGAG GGTGGATTAGCTGCTATTGTTGCCAATCAACCAGTGAAGGTGCTTCATGGATCTCAGATCACTCTACGACATACTCATGGGCGAACTTGCTGGCTTCATTCCCATGATGCTGTTTACCCTGTCAAATACCCTGATGGCCGAGGATCCTCTCATCAGCAGCAAGTAACTTGCTACAGTTACAAGGATGTAAACAATTGGTGGATTGTTAAGAAACCAGAAAT AGAGGAACTAGTAGTGAGCGAGCCTCATGAGCCCATCAAGAATGGTGACATCATTGAAATTGTACATGGCTTGACATCTCGTATACTGAATGCTCATGATGTAGCAGCTGCCATGTCTCCTCACAATCAAGAG GTTGCTGCTTATATTGATTATAATGTGTCCATGCCAGCTCAGTCCCTATGGCGTGTAGACATCCTAAATCCAGATGCAACTGATGGTTATTGGCATGCTGTTGAGAGTCAG ATTCGCTTGATCCATCTGAATTCAAGCCAGGCTCTTAAATTCTCTGGAAGGCAACTTCCAGACTGGGGTTTCAGGCAGCATGAGATTGTTACAGATAAAGTAGTTGATCAAGAAGACACTATTTGGAATGTAGAGGAGCACCGCTATACTCGCA TTGATgacaagaaagagagggagaaggacCTAATTCGAACTGAAATGATACCCATGGAACGCAAAAATTTGACTTTCTGGAACAAGTTTTATGAACTCCAGTATAAGATGCTGTTCAATAACCAAGAAAATGTAGCTGGTCACATGTATGCCTCTGAACCTTTAGATTGGTTGCTGCTTAAACGTGGTGTTGCCTACTGGATTTCTTCTAACAGCAAT gcacAAATTCACTTCCTCGGTAATGTAGTAACTTGGCTATCGGGCACGGTAGGGTTGGTTGCTTACCTTGGTCTTTTTGTGTTGTATTTGTTGAGAAGACAGAGAGCATGCTATGACTTGCCAGATGACGTATGGAATAAATTTTGCACATTTGGAGAG GTACTTGGTATTGGTTATGCAATCCATTACTTTCCCTACTTCCTTGTTGACAGAACTTTGTTCCTCCATCATTATATGCCTGCGTATATGTTTAAG tTGTGCCTTCTAGCTGCAGTGGTGGAACATGGTCATTACCTTATTGCAGACTACTTGAAGGCTCCTAGGTTGGCCAAACTTTACATTGGTGCTGTAGGGATATGGATGGCTTCAATTCTCTATGTCTTTTGGGTCTTCTCTCCTGTGACATATGGCACTGTTGACCTTACTGCAGATCAAGTACTGAGTTTGGCTTGGAGGGATACTTGGGATCTCATTATACACAAATAG
- the LOC135225932 gene encoding protein O-mannosyltransferase 1-like isoform X1, which translates to MDTEVRNRKNNKSSPKNEKIKKGKEDTTPDPDDMLKKSIEKLQQLNENISRDSGDGESAPDTPPPETSPDDALQSSSDTASTPTKVPGTPTRKDAKQKSQTSKKSKIKTSAKEQPLNSPLELNLHLDGMSVVIFTLSFLTRIFRLESPKGIVFDELHYGKYAGLYMQNTFFFDSQPPLGKQLIALAAYLAGFDGNYKFDRIGSPYDMTVPVSAMRLVPAFFGSLLMPTVYNVMLELGVSHYAGALATFLMIFDNAILVQSRFMLMEGILMFFGMFGLLCILKFRHFYKQPYSLPWFGCLIMGAASLGAAFCVRYFGIFTFILGVGILAKDFWGMVGDRLVSDRQLLGHFLTRAFIFITIPMSLYVTCFCIHLNMLYKAGPNDNIMTSAFQASLEGGLAAIVANQPVKVLHGSQITLRHTHGRTCWLHSHDAVYPVKYPDGRGSSHQQQVTCYSYKDVNNWWIVKKPEIEELVVSEPHEPIKNGDIIEIVHGLTSRILNAHDVAAAMSPHNQEVAAYIDYNVSMPAQSLWRVDILNPDATDGYWHAVESQIRLIHLNSSQALKFSGRQLPDWGFRQHEIVTDKVVDQEDTIWNVEEHRYTRIDDKKEREKDLIRTEMIPMERKNLTFWNKFYELQYKMLFNNQENVAGHMYASEPLDWLLLKRGVAYWISSNSNAQIHFLGNVVTWLSGTVGLVAYLGLFVLYLLRRQRACYDLPDDVWNKFCTFGEVLGIGYAIHYFPYFLVDRTLFLHHYMPAYMFKLCLLAAVVEHGHYLIADYLKAPRLAKLYIGAVGIWMASILYVFWVFSPVTYGTVDLTADQVLSLAWRDTWDLIIHK; encoded by the exons GGCGATGGAGAATCTGCACCAGACACGCCTCCACCCGAGACTTCTCCAGATGACGCCCTTCAGTCTTCCTCCGACACGGCCTCTACCCCGACAAAAGTCCCTGGCACGCCTACCAGAAAAGACGCCAAACAGAAGTCACAAACATCCAAAAAGTCCAAAATCAAGACCAGTGCCAAAGAACAACCTCTCAACTCTCCTCTAGAGCTCAACCTGCATCTGGATGGAATGTCTGTCGTGATATTCACCTTGTCTTTTCTGACGAGGATTTTCAGATTAGAATCTCCAAAGGGCATTGT GTTTGATGAACTTCACTATGGTAAATATGCAGGGCTCTACATGCAGAATACCTTCTTCTTCGATTCTCAGCCACCTCTTGGCAAGCAGTTGATTGCTCTTGCTGCTTATCTTGCTGGTTTTGATG GTAACTACAAGTTTGATCGCATTGGTAGCCCTTATGATATGACTGTCCCAGTTTCGGCCATGCGTTTAGTACCAGCATTCTTTGGTTCTCTCCTGATGCCTACGGTGTACAATGTGATGTTGGAGCTTGGCGTCTCTCATTATGCTGGTGCCCTTGCTACTTTCTTGATGATATTTG ataatgCCATTCTTGTGCAATCTCGCTTCATGTTAATGGAAGGCATCCTTATGTTCTTTGGGATGTTTGGTCTTCTGTGTATCTTGAAGTTCCGTCATTTTTATAAGCAACCATATAGCCTGCCTTGGTTTGGTTGCCTGATCATGGGGGCTGCATCTTTAGGTGCTGCTTTCTG TGTTCGCTACTTTGGAATCTTTACCTTCATCCTCGGAGTGGGCATCCTGGCGAAAGACTTTTGGGGTATGGTTGGAGATCGTCTCGTTTCAGATCGTCAGCTTTTGGGTCACTTCCTCACTAGAGCATTCATTTTCATCACCATTCCAATGTCTTTGTATGTTACCTGTTTCTGTATTCATCTGAATATGCTCTACAAGGCAGGACCTAATGATAATATTATGACCTCTGCTTTCCAAGCAAGTCTTGAG GGTGGATTAGCTGCTATTGTTGCCAATCAACCAGTGAAGGTGCTTCATGGATCTCAGATCACTCTACGACATACTCATGGGCGAACTTGCTGGCTTCATTCCCATGATGCTGTTTACCCTGTCAAATACCCTGATGGCCGAGGATCCTCTCATCAGCAGCAAGTAACTTGCTACAGTTACAAGGATGTAAACAATTGGTGGATTGTTAAGAAACCAGAAAT AGAGGAACTAGTAGTGAGCGAGCCTCATGAGCCCATCAAGAATGGTGACATCATTGAAATTGTACATGGCTTGACATCTCGTATACTGAATGCTCATGATGTAGCAGCTGCCATGTCTCCTCACAATCAAGAG GTTGCTGCTTATATTGATTATAATGTGTCCATGCCAGCTCAGTCCCTATGGCGTGTAGACATCCTAAATCCAGATGCAACTGATGGTTATTGGCATGCTGTTGAGAGTCAG ATTCGCTTGATCCATCTGAATTCAAGCCAGGCTCTTAAATTCTCTGGAAGGCAACTTCCAGACTGGGGTTTCAGGCAGCATGAGATTGTTACAGATAAAGTAGTTGATCAAGAAGACACTATTTGGAATGTAGAGGAGCACCGCTATACTCGCA TTGATgacaagaaagagagggagaaggacCTAATTCGAACTGAAATGATACCCATGGAACGCAAAAATTTGACTTTCTGGAACAAGTTTTATGAACTCCAGTATAAGATGCTGTTCAATAACCAAGAAAATGTAGCTGGTCACATGTATGCCTCTGAACCTTTAGATTGGTTGCTGCTTAAACGTGGTGTTGCCTACTGGATTTCTTCTAACAGCAAT gcacAAATTCACTTCCTCGGTAATGTAGTAACTTGGCTATCGGGCACGGTAGGGTTGGTTGCTTACCTTGGTCTTTTTGTGTTGTATTTGTTGAGAAGACAGAGAGCATGCTATGACTTGCCAGATGACGTATGGAATAAATTTTGCACATTTGGAGAG GTACTTGGTATTGGTTATGCAATCCATTACTTTCCCTACTTCCTTGTTGACAGAACTTTGTTCCTCCATCATTATATGCCTGCGTATATGTTTAAG tTGTGCCTTCTAGCTGCAGTGGTGGAACATGGTCATTACCTTATTGCAGACTACTTGAAGGCTCCTAGGTTGGCCAAACTTTACATTGGTGCTGTAGGGATATGGATGGCTTCAATTCTCTATGTCTTTTGGGTCTTCTCTCCTGTGACATATGGCACTGTTGACCTTACTGCAGATCAAGTACTGAGTTTGGCTTGGAGGGATACTTGGGATCTCATTATACACAAATAG
- the LOC135225932 gene encoding protein O-mannosyltransferase 1-like isoform X3: MSVVIFTLSFLTRIFRLESPKGIVFDELHYGKYAGLYMQNTFFFDSQPPLGKQLIALAAYLAGFDGNYKFDRIGSPYDMTVPVSAMRLVPAFFGSLLMPTVYNVMLELGVSHYAGALATFLMIFDNAILVQSRFMLMEGILMFFGMFGLLCILKFRHFYKQPYSLPWFGCLIMGAASLGAAFCVRYFGIFTFILGVGILAKDFWGMVGDRLVSDRQLLGHFLTRAFIFITIPMSLYVTCFCIHLNMLYKAGPNDNIMTSAFQASLEGGLAAIVANQPVKVLHGSQITLRHTHGRTCWLHSHDAVYPVKYPDGRGSSHQQQVTCYSYKDVNNWWIVKKPEIEELVVSEPHEPIKNGDIIEIVHGLTSRILNAHDVAAAMSPHNQEVAAYIDYNVSMPAQSLWRVDILNPDATDGYWHAVESQIRLIHLNSSQALKFSGRQLPDWGFRQHEIVTDKVVDQEDTIWNVEEHRYTRIDDKKEREKDLIRTEMIPMERKNLTFWNKFYELQYKMLFNNQENVAGHMYASEPLDWLLLKRGVAYWISSNSNAQIHFLGNVVTWLSGTVGLVAYLGLFVLYLLRRQRACYDLPDDVWNKFCTFGEVLGIGYAIHYFPYFLVDRTLFLHHYMPAYMFKLCLLAAVVEHGHYLIADYLKAPRLAKLYIGAVGIWMASILYVFWVFSPVTYGTVDLTADQVLSLAWRDTWDLIIHK, translated from the exons ATGTCTGTCGTGATATTCACCTTGTCTTTTCTGACGAGGATTTTCAGATTAGAATCTCCAAAGGGCATTGT GTTTGATGAACTTCACTATGGTAAATATGCAGGGCTCTACATGCAGAATACCTTCTTCTTCGATTCTCAGCCACCTCTTGGCAAGCAGTTGATTGCTCTTGCTGCTTATCTTGCTGGTTTTGATG GTAACTACAAGTTTGATCGCATTGGTAGCCCTTATGATATGACTGTCCCAGTTTCGGCCATGCGTTTAGTACCAGCATTCTTTGGTTCTCTCCTGATGCCTACGGTGTACAATGTGATGTTGGAGCTTGGCGTCTCTCATTATGCTGGTGCCCTTGCTACTTTCTTGATGATATTTG ataatgCCATTCTTGTGCAATCTCGCTTCATGTTAATGGAAGGCATCCTTATGTTCTTTGGGATGTTTGGTCTTCTGTGTATCTTGAAGTTCCGTCATTTTTATAAGCAACCATATAGCCTGCCTTGGTTTGGTTGCCTGATCATGGGGGCTGCATCTTTAGGTGCTGCTTTCTG TGTTCGCTACTTTGGAATCTTTACCTTCATCCTCGGAGTGGGCATCCTGGCGAAAGACTTTTGGGGTATGGTTGGAGATCGTCTCGTTTCAGATCGTCAGCTTTTGGGTCACTTCCTCACTAGAGCATTCATTTTCATCACCATTCCAATGTCTTTGTATGTTACCTGTTTCTGTATTCATCTGAATATGCTCTACAAGGCAGGACCTAATGATAATATTATGACCTCTGCTTTCCAAGCAAGTCTTGAG GGTGGATTAGCTGCTATTGTTGCCAATCAACCAGTGAAGGTGCTTCATGGATCTCAGATCACTCTACGACATACTCATGGGCGAACTTGCTGGCTTCATTCCCATGATGCTGTTTACCCTGTCAAATACCCTGATGGCCGAGGATCCTCTCATCAGCAGCAAGTAACTTGCTACAGTTACAAGGATGTAAACAATTGGTGGATTGTTAAGAAACCAGAAAT AGAGGAACTAGTAGTGAGCGAGCCTCATGAGCCCATCAAGAATGGTGACATCATTGAAATTGTACATGGCTTGACATCTCGTATACTGAATGCTCATGATGTAGCAGCTGCCATGTCTCCTCACAATCAAGAG GTTGCTGCTTATATTGATTATAATGTGTCCATGCCAGCTCAGTCCCTATGGCGTGTAGACATCCTAAATCCAGATGCAACTGATGGTTATTGGCATGCTGTTGAGAGTCAG ATTCGCTTGATCCATCTGAATTCAAGCCAGGCTCTTAAATTCTCTGGAAGGCAACTTCCAGACTGGGGTTTCAGGCAGCATGAGATTGTTACAGATAAAGTAGTTGATCAAGAAGACACTATTTGGAATGTAGAGGAGCACCGCTATACTCGCA TTGATgacaagaaagagagggagaaggacCTAATTCGAACTGAAATGATACCCATGGAACGCAAAAATTTGACTTTCTGGAACAAGTTTTATGAACTCCAGTATAAGATGCTGTTCAATAACCAAGAAAATGTAGCTGGTCACATGTATGCCTCTGAACCTTTAGATTGGTTGCTGCTTAAACGTGGTGTTGCCTACTGGATTTCTTCTAACAGCAAT gcacAAATTCACTTCCTCGGTAATGTAGTAACTTGGCTATCGGGCACGGTAGGGTTGGTTGCTTACCTTGGTCTTTTTGTGTTGTATTTGTTGAGAAGACAGAGAGCATGCTATGACTTGCCAGATGACGTATGGAATAAATTTTGCACATTTGGAGAG GTACTTGGTATTGGTTATGCAATCCATTACTTTCCCTACTTCCTTGTTGACAGAACTTTGTTCCTCCATCATTATATGCCTGCGTATATGTTTAAG tTGTGCCTTCTAGCTGCAGTGGTGGAACATGGTCATTACCTTATTGCAGACTACTTGAAGGCTCCTAGGTTGGCCAAACTTTACATTGGTGCTGTAGGGATATGGATGGCTTCAATTCTCTATGTCTTTTGGGTCTTCTCTCCTGTGACATATGGCACTGTTGACCTTACTGCAGATCAAGTACTGAGTTTGGCTTGGAGGGATACTTGGGATCTCATTATACACAAATAG